In Rhizobium oryzihabitans, one DNA window encodes the following:
- a CDS encoding glycosyl transferase family 1 has translation MTHVLYLAHDLSDPAIRRRVLTLLAGGARVTLAGFRRGQNRLAEIEGVVPVVLGETADGQFLQRMAAVAKASLSLGKTLRGIPTPDVILARNLEMLALAKRAMSLYDRQPALVYECLDIHRLLLNKGKPGQMLNAAQRYFAGDAKLLITSSPAFVEHYFKPVSGLNLPVLLQENKVLALDATVAATPQPRAPAPDEPWKIGWFGALRCRKSLEILADFAKRMDGKVEIILRGRPAYSEFADFDGFVAAAPHVHFHGAYKNPEDLAAIYNEVQFTWAIDFFEEGQNSSWLLPNRLYEGCLYGTLPIALAGTETARFIEKRDIGFALQNAGADDLAALFNSMTLQTYAEAFGALSALDKKQWLTDRDDCRQLVQQLSSLAKSASGHARQAQFSPV, from the coding sequence ATGACCCATGTTCTTTATCTCGCGCATGACCTGTCGGACCCCGCCATTCGCCGGCGGGTGCTGACCTTGCTTGCGGGCGGGGCGCGGGTGACGCTGGCGGGTTTCCGGCGCGGACAGAACAGGCTGGCGGAGATCGAGGGCGTCGTACCCGTCGTTCTCGGGGAAACGGCCGATGGGCAGTTTCTTCAGCGCATGGCGGCTGTAGCGAAAGCCAGCCTCTCGCTGGGCAAAACCTTGCGCGGCATACCCACACCGGATGTCATTCTTGCCAGAAACCTGGAGATGCTGGCTCTCGCGAAACGGGCCATGTCTCTTTACGACCGCCAGCCGGCGCTGGTTTATGAATGTCTCGACATTCACCGCCTGCTTCTCAACAAGGGCAAGCCCGGGCAGATGCTGAATGCCGCCCAGCGTTATTTCGCAGGCGACGCGAAGCTGCTGATCACCAGCTCTCCAGCATTCGTGGAGCATTATTTCAAGCCCGTCTCCGGCCTCAACCTCCCCGTCCTGCTGCAGGAAAACAAGGTTCTGGCGCTCGACGCCACCGTTGCCGCCACGCCGCAACCACGCGCCCCCGCCCCCGACGAACCATGGAAAATCGGTTGGTTCGGCGCGCTTCGCTGCCGCAAATCGCTCGAAATCCTCGCCGATTTTGCGAAGCGCATGGATGGCAAGGTCGAAATCATCCTGCGCGGCCGCCCGGCCTATTCGGAATTTGCGGATTTCGATGGCTTCGTGGCCGCGGCCCCGCATGTGCATTTCCACGGTGCCTACAAGAACCCCGAGGATCTGGCCGCCATCTACAATGAAGTGCAGTTCACCTGGGCGATCGACTTTTTCGAGGAAGGCCAGAATTCGAGCTGGCTCCTGCCCAACCGGCTCTACGAGGGCTGCCTTTACGGCACCCTGCCGATTGCACTGGCAGGCACGGAAACTGCCCGTTTCATCGAAAAGCGCGATATCGGTTTTGCCCTGCAAAATGCGGGAGCTGACGATCTGGCCGCTCTTTTCAACAGCATGACGCTGCAAACCTACGCGGAAGCCTTCGGCGCCCTCTCGGCGCTCGATAAAAAACAATGGCTGACCGACCGCGACGATTGCCGTCAGCTGGTCCAGCAATTGTCCTCTCTCGCCAAATCCGCTTCCGGCCATGCCCGGCAAGCGCAGTTTTCACCCGTGTAG
- a CDS encoding glycoside hydrolase family 16 protein yields the protein MTTFVTRVQTRILLAAALLAAPFTTPSQAQEGNGASFIENFDAMDRSFWYVSDGWNNGAHQNCTWSKKLATVENGQLTLGFEEGKAGERNFTCGEIQTKGRYRYGTYEARMKAATGSGLNSAFFTYIGPTDKKPHDEIDFEVLGKNTGKVQLNQYVSAKGGNEKLVPVEGGADAGFNDYAFVWEPQRLRYYVNGQLVHEVTDETKIPQNAQKIFFSLWGTDTLKDWMGAFSYSGATQMTVDRFAFTALGDKCQFPESIACALN from the coding sequence ATGACAACATTTGTCACCCGCGTTCAGACACGCATTCTTCTTGCCGCCGCCCTGCTGGCGGCACCCTTCACGACACCGAGCCAGGCACAGGAAGGCAACGGCGCCTCCTTCATCGAGAACTTCGATGCCATGGACAGGTCGTTCTGGTACGTGTCAGACGGCTGGAACAACGGTGCACATCAGAACTGCACCTGGTCCAAGAAACTGGCCACGGTCGAAAACGGCCAACTGACCCTTGGTTTTGAAGAAGGCAAGGCCGGCGAGCGCAACTTCACCTGCGGTGAAATCCAGACCAAGGGGCGTTATCGCTACGGCACCTATGAAGCACGGATGAAAGCCGCCACCGGTTCCGGGCTGAACTCCGCCTTCTTCACCTATATCGGCCCGACCGACAAGAAGCCTCACGATGAAATCGACTTCGAAGTGCTGGGCAAGAATACCGGCAAGGTACAGCTCAACCAGTATGTTTCCGCCAAGGGCGGCAATGAGAAGCTGGTGCCGGTGGAAGGCGGAGCCGATGCCGGTTTCAACGACTATGCCTTCGTGTGGGAGCCGCAGCGCCTGCGCTATTACGTCAACGGCCAGCTCGTCCACGAAGTGACGGACGAGACGAAAATCCCGCAGAACGCCCAGAAGATATTCTTCAGCCTGTGGGGAACGGACACGCTGAAGGACTGGATGGGTGCCTTTTCCTATTCCGGCGCAACACAGATGACCGTCGACCGGTTTGCCTTCACGGCGCTCGGCGACAAATGCCAGTTTCCCGAATCCATCGCCTGCGCCCTTAACTGA
- a CDS encoding acyltransferase family protein, which yields MTVDQNLSSRINLMRILLISGIVFVHVPHDAETSPFLGLYGFFDWLRVFLGDALFRIGVPCLSAISGYLLFRRGMSGFDYPATIRSKSKTVLLPFLLWNGALFAAVLLIQVFDVGVGYFPDLWNASPREIISHGTALEELPVNVPLYFLRDLFVCILLSPVLAFLMRRFALPTLAILLFITAMPDLTIFIVQKKSILFSFSLGIALALHRIDVKALDPYALPIMALTFAASALLATGLYFTGPEFTFWLNMSRNLLAVFGALGFWASSALLIRSRLGRRLSETGSLSFWIFCAHYPLLVIMWMVWNKGGPDFYPAFYISATLSAFVILVISNAQTRKYLPAVYAVLTGSRSGKRKTADFATKRASMIGPPTSETLYSQRQR from the coding sequence GTGACTGTCGATCAGAACCTATCCTCCCGTATCAATTTGATGCGCATCTTGCTGATCTCCGGGATCGTGTTCGTCCATGTGCCGCACGATGCCGAAACCAGCCCTTTTCTTGGCCTTTACGGCTTCTTCGACTGGCTGCGGGTTTTTCTGGGCGACGCGCTGTTTCGCATCGGCGTGCCCTGTCTCAGCGCCATTTCCGGTTATCTGCTGTTTCGCCGCGGCATGAGCGGTTTCGACTATCCGGCAACGATACGCTCCAAGTCAAAAACCGTGCTGCTGCCCTTCCTCCTCTGGAATGGTGCGCTGTTTGCCGCCGTTTTGCTGATCCAGGTCTTCGATGTGGGTGTGGGTTATTTCCCGGATCTCTGGAATGCCAGCCCGCGTGAAATCATCAGCCATGGAACCGCGCTCGAGGAACTGCCGGTGAATGTGCCGCTTTATTTCCTGCGCGATCTGTTCGTCTGTATCCTGCTGTCGCCAGTGCTCGCATTTCTCATGCGCCGCTTTGCGCTGCCGACGCTTGCCATCCTGCTCTTCATCACCGCCATGCCGGATCTGACGATCTTCATCGTTCAGAAGAAGTCCATCCTGTTCAGCTTTTCGCTCGGCATTGCGCTCGCGCTCCACCGCATCGACGTCAAGGCGCTCGACCCCTATGCCCTGCCGATCATGGCGCTGACCTTCGCCGCCTCTGCGTTGCTGGCGACGGGCCTCTATTTCACCGGGCCGGAATTCACCTTCTGGCTGAACATGTCGCGCAATCTGCTCGCCGTCTTCGGCGCGCTCGGTTTCTGGGCATCGTCTGCGCTCTTGATCCGCAGCAGGCTTGGCCGGCGGCTTTCCGAAACCGGAAGCCTGAGCTTCTGGATATTCTGCGCCCATTACCCGTTGCTTGTCATCATGTGGATGGTTTGGAACAAGGGCGGACCCGATTTCTACCCCGCCTTTTATATCAGCGCGACGCTTTCCGCCTTTGTCATTCTGGTGATCAGCAACGCCCAGACCCGCAAATACCTGCCGGCCGTCTACGCCGTACTGACCGGAAGCCGGAGCGGCAAACGCAAGACGGCCGATTTTGCCACAAAACGGGCTTCCATGATCGGGCCGCCCACATCCGAAACGCTTTATTCGCAACGACAGAGGTGA
- a CDS encoding lipopolysaccharide biosynthesis protein produces the protein MPPAPNVKTITTNVGWSVLSKTGTFGLKFVTVPILARLLSPEEFGVVAVGLTVVQFLTMIAGAGLTSALIVEKEEDMDTIHTVFWANLAISCTMAAVLYIWAEFFGGLLGAVESAYLLRIMAFLIPLQLAGDVAYSLLARRMNFSKDAVWSMASESIAAVVAVALALLGFGVWALIIQLFAAALIRLVGLYAVSRYCPRFVMKPRRLVPLLGFSSGLMGSEIANFVTFQSPMVVIARHLGLADAGAYSASNRFASIPNQVVLSAVMGVLFPAFSRMMDDPQRRRDALMFSTQVLTVLLAPMMFGLWAVAEPAMLVIFGQNWAYAWPVLGLLALSKAILTPCSTFIPYLKGAGYGRVLFWSATIRAVVTTVAVWAAAVYGTLIDAMIWLCIVNAVTLVAYSWAVFKASDTPFFSGLYISSKPMIAALVMAVSVRYLLHVLADRLPNATLQVLVGAAVGGVIYGVLILLTERTLLKKILGMVKSRRMRENATQG, from the coding sequence ATGCCCCCAGCTCCAAATGTAAAGACCATCACCACGAATGTCGGTTGGAGCGTCCTGTCAAAGACAGGCACATTCGGGCTTAAATTTGTCACCGTTCCCATTCTCGCGCGACTGCTTTCACCGGAAGAATTCGGTGTGGTGGCGGTAGGACTAACGGTTGTACAGTTTCTGACCATGATCGCCGGTGCGGGGCTGACCTCCGCGCTGATCGTCGAAAAGGAAGAGGATATGGATACGATCCATACCGTCTTCTGGGCCAATCTGGCGATTTCCTGCACCATGGCCGCCGTCCTCTACATATGGGCGGAGTTTTTCGGCGGGCTGCTTGGCGCCGTGGAAAGCGCCTATCTGCTGCGCATTATGGCCTTCCTCATTCCGCTGCAGCTGGCGGGCGATGTCGCCTATTCGCTGCTTGCCCGGCGCATGAATTTCAGCAAGGACGCGGTGTGGAGCATGGCGTCGGAAAGCATCGCGGCGGTCGTCGCCGTCGCTCTCGCCCTTCTCGGCTTCGGCGTCTGGGCGCTCATCATCCAGCTTTTCGCCGCAGCCCTCATCCGTCTTGTCGGGCTTTATGCCGTTTCCCGTTATTGCCCGCGTTTCGTCATGAAACCGCGCCGGCTGGTGCCGCTTCTCGGCTTCAGTTCGGGGCTGATGGGCTCGGAAATCGCCAATTTCGTTACCTTCCAGTCACCAATGGTGGTCATTGCCCGACACCTGGGTCTGGCGGATGCCGGCGCCTATTCCGCCTCCAACCGCTTTGCCAGCATTCCCAATCAGGTCGTGCTGTCAGCCGTCATGGGCGTCCTGTTTCCGGCCTTCAGCCGCATGATGGACGATCCGCAGCGCCGGCGTGACGCGCTGATGTTCAGCACACAGGTGCTCACCGTGCTGCTTGCGCCGATGATGTTTGGCCTCTGGGCCGTGGCCGAGCCGGCCATGCTTGTCATCTTCGGCCAGAATTGGGCCTATGCCTGGCCGGTTCTCGGACTTCTGGCCCTGTCAAAGGCCATTCTGACGCCATGCAGCACCTTCATCCCCTATCTCAAGGGCGCGGGTTATGGGCGCGTGCTGTTCTGGTCGGCGACGATCCGTGCGGTCGTCACCACCGTCGCGGTCTGGGCAGCCGCCGTCTACGGCACCCTGATCGATGCGATGATATGGCTTTGCATCGTCAATGCGGTCACTCTCGTCGCCTATTCCTGGGCCGTGTTCAAGGCAAGCGATACGCCCTTTTTCAGCGGTCTCTATATCAGCAGCAAACCGATGATTGCAGCACTGGTGATGGCGGTTTCGGTGCGTTACCTGCTTCACGTCCTTGCAGACCGCCTCCCCAATGCGACCCTTCAGGTCCTCGTGGGAGCGGCAGTTGGCGGCGTCATCTATGGCGTGCTGATCCTGCTCACGGAACGCACGCTGCTGAAGAAGATCCTCGGCATGGTGAAATCGCGGCGAATGCGGGAGAACGCAACCCAAGGTTAA
- a CDS encoding polysaccharide pyruvyl transferase family protein produces MKPYHWESHHGNFGDDLNLWLWDFLLPGLRDVHEDVMLVGVGTVLNDVLLPAKQRKLVIGSGYGYGAVPDISTEFWDIRCVRGEKTAAKLGLAPEKGIVDPAVMVTEMPDFKGLPKLYKKTFVPHWESAEFGMWETVCEPAGLTYLDPRGEAKAVIRAIAQSEFIVAESMHGAILADAFRVPWVAVTTSPSINSFKWSDWAGSVGVEYNPRYVPVSTRAEAAKKGSRFWGMSFPPPPAPVIAETGSVPAHEGPVHEGDVLVRPQETQSRSLRKLAKQVLAAPSTLALWQASRAEPRLSPDGRLEERKERFSAVLETIKRDYL; encoded by the coding sequence ATGAAACCTTACCACTGGGAATCGCATCACGGCAATTTCGGTGACGATCTCAATCTGTGGCTGTGGGATTTTCTGCTCCCCGGTCTGCGCGACGTGCATGAAGATGTGATGCTTGTCGGTGTCGGCACCGTTCTCAATGATGTTCTGTTGCCCGCAAAACAGCGCAAGCTGGTCATCGGCAGCGGGTATGGTTATGGCGCAGTGCCTGACATCAGCACCGAGTTCTGGGATATACGCTGCGTGCGCGGCGAAAAAACCGCCGCCAAGCTGGGGCTCGCGCCTGAGAAGGGCATTGTCGACCCGGCTGTCATGGTCACCGAGATGCCTGATTTCAAAGGCCTGCCGAAGCTCTACAAGAAGACCTTCGTTCCGCATTGGGAATCGGCGGAATTCGGCATGTGGGAAACGGTCTGCGAGCCGGCCGGGCTGACCTATCTCGACCCGCGCGGCGAGGCAAAAGCCGTCATCCGGGCCATCGCCCAGTCGGAATTCATCGTGGCCGAATCCATGCATGGCGCAATTCTCGCCGATGCTTTCCGCGTGCCATGGGTGGCGGTCACCACATCCCCCTCGATCAACAGTTTCAAATGGAGCGATTGGGCCGGCAGCGTGGGTGTGGAATATAATCCGCGTTACGTGCCCGTTTCCACCCGCGCCGAAGCGGCGAAAAAGGGCTCGCGTTTCTGGGGCATGAGTTTTCCGCCGCCGCCGGCTCCTGTTATCGCTGAAACCGGTTCTGTTCCGGCGCATGAAGGCCCGGTGCATGAAGGTGATGTGCTGGTGCGGCCGCAGGAAACCCAATCCCGGTCGTTGCGCAAACTGGCCAAGCAGGTCCTGGCCGCCCCTTCCACGCTTGCACTGTGGCAGGCAAGCCGTGCCGAGCCGCGTCTCAGCCCGGATGGCAGGCTGGAAGAGCGCAAGGAGCGTTTTTCCGCCGTGCTGGAAACGATCAAGCGCGATTATCTTTGA